One Paenibacillus sp. FSL W8-0186 genomic window carries:
- a CDS encoding RtcB family protein, translated as MAYQNIDSVRVWGKPDEGAVAQAKMCAKTGNVVQSLLMADHHKGYSQPIGGVVVYDGQISPSGVGYDIGCGNKAVRTNLYVRDVRQGLGKIMDEIAKKISFGVGRINNDRVDHELFDDPDWDVYRAFGQQEHDKLKALARNQLGTVGSGNHYVDLFEEPETGRLWIGNHFGSRGFGHKTASGFMNLAAGRRFTDKAPGESMDQPPLLLDLNSEVGDMYYRAMKLAGRYAYAGRDYVMREVLSILGAEADFEVHNHHNYAWKETHNGKEVVVVRKGATPSAPGQLGFIGGSMGDISVIVRGKDTEENMDAYYSTVHGAGRIMSRTQAAGKMNWKTRTRSGGQITPKQMMEAVREFGVELRGAGTDESPFVYRKLQEVLDAHSDTLEVLNVLKPIGVCMAGADEFDPYKD; from the coding sequence CGGGGAATGTCGTGCAGTCCCTGCTGATGGCGGATCATCATAAAGGCTATAGCCAGCCGATTGGCGGTGTTGTCGTATATGACGGACAAATTTCGCCCTCTGGCGTTGGATACGATATCGGCTGCGGAAATAAGGCAGTGCGCACGAATCTGTACGTACGGGATGTCCGGCAAGGACTAGGGAAGATCATGGATGAAATTGCGAAAAAAATATCGTTCGGGGTCGGCCGGATCAACAATGACAGAGTGGATCACGAATTGTTCGACGATCCGGATTGGGATGTATACCGGGCATTCGGCCAGCAGGAGCATGACAAGCTAAAAGCGTTAGCCCGCAACCAGCTCGGTACCGTAGGCAGCGGCAATCATTATGTCGATCTGTTCGAAGAGCCGGAAACGGGACGGTTGTGGATTGGAAACCATTTCGGGAGCCGCGGCTTCGGCCATAAGACGGCCAGCGGATTTATGAATCTCGCTGCAGGCCGGCGGTTTACGGACAAGGCGCCGGGCGAATCGATGGACCAGCCGCCGCTACTGCTGGATTTAAACAGCGAGGTTGGCGACATGTACTACCGGGCGATGAAGCTTGCTGGACGTTATGCATATGCAGGCCGGGACTACGTGATGCGAGAGGTGCTGTCCATTCTCGGAGCCGAAGCGGACTTTGAAGTGCATAATCATCATAACTATGCTTGGAAAGAAACGCATAACGGAAAGGAAGTCGTTGTCGTCCGCAAGGGGGCAACGCCGTCGGCTCCGGGCCAGCTTGGCTTTATCGGCGGGAGCATGGGCGATATCTCCGTCATCGTCCGGGGGAAGGACACAGAAGAGAACATGGATGCTTATTACAGCACGGTACATGGAGCAGGACGCATTATGAGCCGGACTCAAGCGGCGGGCAAAATGAACTGGAAGACACGCACCCGCAGCGGCGGACAGATCACCCCGAAGCAGATGATGGAGGCCGTCCGGGAATTCGGGGTGGAACTGCGCGGCGCGGGTACGGACGAGAGTCCATTCGTCTACCGCAAGCTGCAGGAGGTTCTGGATGCGCACAGCGACACGCTTGAGGTGCTGAACGTGCTTAAGCCGATTGGCGTATGCATGGCGGGAGCGGACGAATTCGACCCGTACAAAGATTAG
- a CDS encoding GNAT family N-acetyltransferase: MSMNKTNPILLDIPDCFESERLLIRAPKPGDGAALNEATVESIEQLRPWMPWAQEVPSLEDSETVVRRAHLSFMERSDLMLLLVLKETGQLVGCSGLHRINWEARKFEIGYWVRTSFSKQGFITEAADAITNYAIQELQANRVEIRCDARNTQSANVAKRLGYTLEGVLRNDASATDGTLSSTMVFSKIRGVEF; the protein is encoded by the coding sequence ATGAGCATGAACAAAACGAATCCAATTTTGTTAGATATACCTGATTGTTTCGAAAGTGAGCGATTGTTGATCCGGGCTCCCAAACCAGGAGACGGGGCGGCGTTAAACGAAGCTACTGTGGAGAGCATCGAACAGTTGCGTCCATGGATGCCTTGGGCGCAAGAGGTGCCCAGCCTCGAAGATTCGGAGACCGTCGTCCGGCGCGCCCACCTGAGCTTTATGGAACGATCGGATTTGATGCTGCTTCTAGTTCTCAAAGAAACAGGCCAACTCGTCGGCTGCAGCGGCCTGCACCGGATCAACTGGGAAGCGCGCAAATTCGAGATCGGTTATTGGGTGCGTACTTCTTTCAGCAAGCAAGGCTTCATTACAGAAGCTGCAGATGCCATTACGAATTACGCGATTCAAGAGCTGCAGGCCAACCGCGTTGAGATTCGGTGCGATGCACGCAATACGCAAAGCGCGAATGTGGCAAAGCGTCTGGGCTATACCCTGGAAGGGGTGCTGCGGAACGATGCTTCTGCCACGGATGGCACTTTAAGCAGCACAATGGTCTTCTCCAAAATTCGCGGAGTCGAGTTTTAA
- a CDS encoding translation factor GTPase family protein produces the protein MNKTVGILAHVDAGKTTFSEQLLYYTKSIKQRGRVDHQDAFLDSHQIERQRGITVFSDQGMFSYRGSRYFLIDTPGHADFSPEMERGIQAMDYAVIIVSAVEGIEGQTEIVWELLRKHRVPCFFFINKIDRVGADVQRVVRDIQSNFAVDVCDISEALEEDGEMSEVLAEFLAERDEALLERYMDAGYDKESWLAAMQRLIRDNAVYPYACGSALQGAGIESFLQKLDLLTVTDYSSGEPFAGRVYRIRHDEQGTRITFIKALSGTLQVRETVNYGDEENPVSEKITQIRVYNGREFHAVERVEAGELFAVTGLSMAAVGDGLGTLREKSVYDMVPTLKSKVILEPAVNKKEVLQYFKILNAEDPSLNVLWEESLQEIHIHVMGRIQLEVLEQLVKERFNINVSFDKPEILYKETIETETVGYGHFEPLKHYAEVHLRIQPGERNSGIRFENACHADDLSVGNQNLVRHHLYERDHHGLLTGSPLTDVIVTLLTGRAHNKHTSGGDFREATCRALRQGLEKARNVLLEPYYQFKIKVELEQLGRVISDIQQAHGNYDAPDTEGDKAILTGTVPVATFMDYGSELASFTQGKGTLSLAFAGYNRSHNEEEVIAKIGYNKDADPEYTSSSIFCAKGQGYTVPWDEAESKMHCL, from the coding sequence ATGAACAAGACGGTTGGAATATTAGCGCATGTCGACGCCGGGAAAACGACTTTCTCGGAGCAGCTTTTATATTATACAAAAAGTATTAAGCAGCGGGGCCGCGTCGATCACCAGGACGCCTTCTTGGACAGCCATCAGATCGAGCGGCAGCGGGGAATTACGGTATTTTCGGACCAAGGGATGTTCAGTTACCGGGGCTCCCGTTATTTCCTCATCGATACACCGGGCCATGCCGACTTCTCTCCCGAAATGGAGCGGGGGATCCAGGCGATGGACTATGCGGTGATTATTGTTAGCGCCGTCGAAGGAATCGAAGGGCAGACGGAGATTGTCTGGGAGCTTCTGCGCAAGCACCGCGTACCTTGTTTCTTTTTTATTAATAAAATAGATCGGGTAGGAGCGGATGTCCAGCGGGTAGTACGTGATATTCAAAGCAATTTTGCTGTGGACGTATGCGACATTTCGGAAGCCTTGGAGGAGGACGGCGAAATGAGTGAGGTACTGGCGGAGTTTCTAGCCGAACGGGACGAGGCTCTCCTGGAGCGTTATATGGACGCCGGCTATGACAAGGAATCTTGGCTTGCCGCGATGCAGCGCCTGATCCGGGATAATGCCGTGTATCCTTATGCCTGCGGCTCGGCGCTGCAAGGGGCCGGGATTGAGAGCTTCCTGCAGAAGCTGGATCTGCTGACGGTAACCGACTATTCCAGCGGAGAGCCATTTGCAGGACGTGTTTACCGGATTCGCCATGACGAGCAGGGGACGAGAATTACGTTTATTAAAGCGCTTAGCGGGACGCTGCAAGTCAGGGAGACTGTCAATTATGGGGATGAGGAGAACCCGGTGAGCGAAAAAATAACCCAGATCCGCGTGTACAATGGCCGGGAATTTCATGCGGTGGAACGGGTAGAGGCGGGAGAGCTGTTTGCTGTTACCGGTCTGTCTATGGCTGCTGTGGGTGACGGTTTAGGAACTTTACGGGAAAAATCCGTCTACGACATGGTGCCGACCTTGAAGTCGAAGGTGATCCTTGAACCCGCCGTGAATAAGAAGGAGGTTTTGCAATATTTCAAAATTTTGAATGCGGAGGATCCTTCCTTGAATGTGCTTTGGGAGGAGAGTCTGCAGGAAATTCATATTCACGTCATGGGAAGAATTCAGCTTGAAGTGCTCGAGCAGTTGGTCAAAGAGCGGTTCAACATCAACGTCTCCTTCGATAAGCCGGAAATTTTGTATAAGGAAACGATCGAGACGGAGACAGTTGGTTATGGTCATTTTGAACCGTTAAAGCATTATGCCGAGGTTCATCTGCGCATACAGCCGGGCGAGCGAAACAGCGGAATCCGCTTCGAGAATGCCTGCCATGCCGATGATTTGTCGGTCGGCAACCAGAACCTCGTTCGGCATCACTTGTATGAACGGGATCATCATGGCTTATTGACCGGCTCGCCGCTGACGGATGTGATTGTAACATTGCTCACAGGAAGAGCCCACAATAAACACACGTCCGGCGGCGATTTCAGGGAGGCGACCTGCCGCGCGTTAAGACAAGGGCTGGAGAAGGCGAGAAACGTGCTGCTGGAGCCGTATTACCAATTCAAAATCAAAGTGGAGCTGGAGCAGCTCGGCCGCGTTATCTCGGATATCCAGCAGGCACACGGCAATTATGATGCGCCCGATACAGAAGGAGACAAGGCCATTTTAACGGGAACCGTACCGGTTGCTACCTTCATGGATTACGGCAGTGAGCTGGCTTCCTTTACGCAAGGAAAGGGAACGCTAAGCCTCGCATTTGCGGGCTATAACCGATCCCATAATGAGGAGGAGGTCATTGCGAAGATCGGCTACAATAAGGATGCAGACCCGGAATATACTTCTTCGTCGATATTTTGCGCCAAAGGCCAGGGGTACACTGTGCCGTGGGATGAGGCGGAGAGTAAAATGCACTGTTTGTAG
- a CDS encoding MATE family efflux transporter, with protein MLNRFFTGTSMDYKQIIAIIIPIFVDQGFIVLMSLLNTAMISSSGVAAVSAVSMVDSLNIFLINVFVAVATGGTVIVAQYKGSGNQQMVSKAATQALSAVAVISVLLSVLIIAFHTPTLNLLFGKADADVFQNARLYLIGSCISYPFIAIFQAVNGVLRGVAETKASLSLSLIMNITFLCLNVLLITILDLGVIGLIISLLLARILGMISSLVYLLKYNQTLRVQLKNTLKLDFSIQKKIMFIGLPFAAEQMFFNGGKLLTQTFIVQLGTLAMTANAISGSISLVFQIGGSALSIAIVTVVGQCIGQRNIEDARKFIKSFLGLSTVLFVLASLILLPLFPLIVQMFSPPAEIIPTIFGLILLIAVAQPFLWSLSFVLPAALRAAGDSNFTSVSSLLSMWLFRVILGYILGITLGFGIMGVWVAMVAEWGIRGFVFAWRFRGEKWYAHKLI; from the coding sequence ATGTTGAATCGTTTTTTTACCGGAACATCAATGGATTATAAGCAAATCATCGCGATAATTATTCCTATTTTTGTTGATCAGGGCTTTATAGTTTTGATGAGCCTGCTGAATACAGCTATGATCAGCTCGTCTGGAGTAGCTGCCGTCAGTGCGGTAAGTATGGTGGACTCGCTCAACATCTTCTTGATCAATGTGTTCGTAGCTGTAGCCACTGGAGGTACGGTCATCGTCGCGCAGTATAAAGGCAGCGGGAACCAGCAAATGGTGTCCAAAGCGGCTACGCAGGCCTTGTCCGCCGTGGCGGTCATCTCTGTGCTGCTCAGTGTCCTGATTATTGCCTTTCATACGCCAACGCTGAATCTGCTGTTTGGCAAGGCGGATGCCGACGTCTTCCAGAACGCCAGATTGTATCTTATCGGCAGCTGTATATCCTATCCGTTCATCGCGATATTCCAGGCGGTTAACGGCGTGCTCAGAGGCGTGGCGGAGACGAAAGCCAGCTTGAGCCTGTCTTTGATCATGAATATCACTTTCCTTTGCTTAAACGTGCTATTGATTACGATTCTGGATTTAGGCGTGATCGGCCTTATTATATCTTTACTGCTCGCCCGGATTCTGGGCATGATCAGTTCGTTGGTTTACTTGTTAAAATATAATCAGACCCTGCGTGTGCAATTGAAAAATACGCTGAAGCTGGACTTCTCGATTCAGAAGAAGATCATGTTCATCGGTCTTCCATTTGCGGCCGAGCAGATGTTCTTTAATGGCGGCAAGCTGTTGACGCAGACTTTTATCGTACAGCTGGGGACCCTGGCGATGACGGCAAATGCCATTAGCGGGTCGATATCGCTCGTCTTTCAAATCGGCGGCAGCGCGCTGAGCATCGCAATCGTTACCGTTGTCGGCCAATGCATCGGCCAGCGGAATATCGAGGATGCGCGAAAATTCATTAAATCGTTCCTGGGATTATCTACGGTGCTGTTCGTATTAGCTTCGCTCATATTGCTGCCGTTATTCCCGCTCATAGTGCAGATGTTCTCACCGCCAGCGGAAATCATCCCAACGATTTTCGGGTTGATTCTGTTGATCGCTGTCGCGCAGCCGTTTTTATGGTCGCTAAGCTTCGTTCTGCCGGCCGCCTTGCGTGCTGCAGGAGATTCCAATTTTACCTCGGTCTCGTCTCTGCTATCCATGTGGCTGTTCCGCGTCATCCTAGGTTATATTCTTGGCATTACGCTCGGTTTCGGCATTATGGGCGTATGGGTGGCGATGGTGGCCGAATGGGGAATTCGCGGATTCGTCTTTGCTTGGCGGTTCAGGGGAGAGAAGTGGTATGCGCACAAATTGATTTAA
- a CDS encoding sugar ABC transporter permease, translating to MKTPNPLHHFVDNEKFIKRLMLMPAVLVLIGIMIPFLIGVATSLTDKKLYTGNFNFIFLSNYINNFKDPVFLTSLGNTLAYVIMAILMQLPLAILAALLLDIPSRIRGFMRSVLVFPLLIPPIVSSLMWKTMMQPNSGVLNYLLSKLGIGPFPWLTSVDTALFSLVVIDTWVYLPFITIILLSGLQSLPQDILEAAQVDGASPIRTFFAIKLRWLKSSILLVLLFRVCDSLKAFELIYSTTRGGPLNASRTLNIMAYEEAFRWSSIGKAMSILFTLWILAYIASTFLMREWNKSGIE from the coding sequence GTGAAAACCCCGAATCCGCTGCATCATTTTGTGGACAATGAGAAGTTCATCAAAAGATTAATGTTGATGCCGGCAGTGCTCGTGCTTATCGGGATCATGATCCCGTTCCTGATTGGCGTGGCGACCTCACTCACAGACAAGAAGCTTTATACGGGAAACTTTAATTTTATTTTCCTGAGCAATTATATTAACAACTTTAAAGATCCTGTTTTCCTAACGAGCCTTGGCAACACGCTCGCCTACGTCATTATGGCGATACTCATGCAGCTCCCTTTAGCAATACTAGCTGCTCTGCTGTTGGATATCCCCTCTAGAATTAGAGGGTTCATGCGTTCGGTGCTGGTGTTTCCTCTATTGATCCCGCCGATTGTATCAAGCTTGATGTGGAAGACGATGATGCAGCCCAACTCCGGGGTTCTGAATTACCTGCTGTCGAAGTTAGGCATAGGTCCGTTTCCCTGGCTGACTAGCGTGGACACCGCCTTGTTCTCGCTTGTCGTGATCGATACCTGGGTATACCTGCCGTTTATAACAATCATCCTGTTGTCCGGCCTGCAGTCTCTTCCGCAGGACATTCTCGAAGCGGCCCAGGTCGACGGGGCCAGCCCGATTCGTACTTTCTTCGCCATCAAGCTCCGATGGCTGAAATCCAGCATTCTTCTCGTTTTGCTCTTCCGTGTTTGCGATTCCCTAAAAGCGTTTGAATTGATTTATTCCACGACCCGCGGCGGTCCGCTAAATGCCAGCCGGACGCTGAATATTATGGCCTATGAAGAGGCATTCCGCTGGTCCAGCATAGGCAAAGCCATGAGCATATTATTTACACTTTGGATTCTCGCTTACATCGCCAGTACGTTCTTGATGCGTGAATGGAATAAGAGCGGAATCGAATAG
- a CDS encoding carbohydrate ABC transporter permease, whose amino-acid sequence MNNTPNKLLKTALRYAAYLALLFVILFPLYWILTMSLKNFKDIIAYPPRFLFTPTFDNYKQILFNGGSFSDLQGIPEFLRYVINSSITTFSAVALGLVLGLPAAYVLGRENSKANDRIAGNFMSYRFAPELVVILPLYSIYKKIGFYDTFPGMILVHQLITLPLIIWIMRGFFREVPKEMEEAASMDGANHWVIFFRIMLPIVKSGIGSAMIISFVFSWNNLLFGLVMSGGATMPVTMGILQAMTFDQIKWGEMAASAVISSIPGIIIAIFAQRFLVKGLTMGAVK is encoded by the coding sequence GTGAACAATACCCCCAATAAATTACTCAAGACGGCTTTGCGTTATGCTGCGTACTTGGCTTTGCTATTCGTCATCTTGTTCCCGCTCTACTGGATATTAACGATGTCTCTCAAGAACTTTAAGGACATTATAGCCTATCCGCCGAGATTTTTATTTACTCCGACCTTTGACAATTATAAGCAAATCCTGTTTAACGGCGGCAGTTTTAGCGATCTGCAGGGTATCCCTGAATTTCTTCGCTACGTGATCAACTCCAGCATTACAACGTTCAGCGCAGTCGCGCTGGGCCTAGTGCTTGGCCTGCCGGCGGCCTACGTGCTGGGCCGGGAGAACTCGAAGGCCAATGACCGGATCGCTGGAAATTTCATGAGCTATCGCTTCGCGCCGGAGCTTGTAGTTATTTTACCCCTTTACTCGATTTACAAGAAAATTGGCTTCTACGATACGTTTCCTGGAATGATTCTCGTGCATCAGCTTATAACGCTGCCGCTTATCATCTGGATCATGCGGGGCTTTTTCCGGGAGGTGCCAAAGGAAATGGAGGAGGCCGCTAGCATGGATGGCGCCAATCATTGGGTGATCTTCTTCCGTATCATGCTGCCGATTGTGAAATCCGGAATTGGAAGCGCTATGATTATCTCCTTTGTCTTCAGTTGGAACAACCTGCTATTTGGCCTGGTCATGTCCGGGGGCGCTACGATGCCGGTCACGATGGGGATTTTGCAGGCGATGACCTTCGACCAGATTAAATGGGGGGAAATGGCAGCCTCGGCGGTAATCTCCTCTATACCGGGCATCATCATCGCAATATTTGCACAACGATTCCTTGTAAAAGGATTGACGATGGGGGCGGTCAAATGA
- a CDS encoding PfkB family carbohydrate kinase codes for MKKFQLLSVGSWAPFDHLFKMSHYPQEGETITIETSGSGISQVYFGDCSINLAYVAAALGTATSLATIVGHDFDTFGYRAHLEQGGVDLSGLTVKPDLPSGHNYLYFDDQGKGFCFSYLGAAEHQEEERIPDGLAAKAEHVVVSEKFSSYTLDALREARAAGARTYVNGMVETAGNLLDDFLSLTDVMFINESEYGRLIAKIGGNELTLFEKYGLELIFMTMGMRGCKVIRADKTEIVPVVWREHVVDTTGAGDSFAGGAIAALIKGCKPRIAAQVGATVSSFIIEAWGCQSNVPDWGRMRVRYREYFGDEL; via the coding sequence ATGAAGAAATTTCAATTATTGTCGGTTGGCAGCTGGGCTCCCTTCGATCATCTGTTCAAGATGAGCCATTATCCTCAGGAAGGTGAGACGATCACCATCGAGACAAGCGGAAGCGGAATTAGCCAGGTGTACTTCGGCGATTGCAGCATTAATCTCGCGTATGTGGCTGCAGCTTTAGGGACAGCGACCTCCCTGGCTACAATCGTAGGTCATGATTTCGACACTTTTGGTTATCGGGCTCATCTTGAGCAGGGTGGTGTCGATCTGAGCGGACTAACGGTTAAGCCGGACTTGCCCAGCGGACACAACTATTTGTACTTTGACGATCAGGGCAAAGGCTTCTGCTTCTCTTATCTGGGCGCTGCCGAGCATCAGGAGGAGGAACGGATTCCGGACGGCTTGGCTGCGAAGGCGGAGCATGTCGTAGTCAGCGAGAAGTTCTCTTCTTATACGCTGGACGCGCTGCGTGAGGCACGGGCGGCGGGTGCCCGCACCTATGTCAACGGCATGGTCGAGACCGCCGGGAATTTGCTGGACGACTTTCTCTCCCTGACGGATGTCATGTTCATCAACGAAAGCGAATATGGCAGGCTGATCGCCAAAATTGGCGGAAATGAACTTACTCTTTTTGAAAAATACGGTCTGGAGCTGATCTTTATGACGATGGGGATGCGCGGCTGCAAGGTGATCAGAGCGGACAAGACGGAAATCGTGCCAGTTGTGTGGAGAGAACATGTCGTAGACACGACAGGTGCGGGCGATTCTTTTGCCGGAGGAGCGATCGCGGCGCTGATCAAGGGCTGCAAGCCCCGGATTGCCGCCCAGGTCGGAGCAACGGTGTCGAGCTTCATCATTGAGGCTTGGGGCTGTCAGAGCAATGTACCCGACTGGGGGAGAATGAGGGTCCGTTACCGTGAATATTTCGGGGATGAATTATAG
- a CDS encoding TatD family hydrolase, translated as MKVIDAHMHYGTDAKVASSVCTPYMITGQPDTVIRYLDEQNASHGVLFPHDRIMSPPWDVDYDKANMQVGEAVKKYPDRLVGVARINPTFGKEHTCALIDKYVKEWNCKGLKLVAGYDFYRPNDMKVMGPLMEKAEEYGLTVLFHSGDAPRDLPSLQAIAAKNYPKVNVVLAHAGMHLYLWEAIIAAQDYPNIYVDMSQAFPFDIKIFIEQVSSEKLMYGSDAPYQSAAVEQLKLREIGLTEQQLEQVFRTNAMRIWGIKE; from the coding sequence ATGAAAGTAATCGACGCTCACATGCATTATGGTACTGATGCGAAAGTGGCAAGCTCCGTATGTACGCCGTACATGATTACGGGGCAGCCAGATACAGTTATTCGGTATTTGGATGAGCAAAACGCTTCGCATGGCGTTCTTTTTCCACACGATCGGATCATGTCTCCCCCTTGGGATGTGGACTATGACAAAGCGAATATGCAGGTCGGGGAGGCCGTCAAGAAATATCCGGATCGCCTGGTCGGCGTAGCCCGCATTAACCCGACGTTCGGCAAGGAGCATACCTGTGCGCTGATCGACAAGTATGTGAAGGAATGGAACTGTAAAGGTCTTAAGCTCGTTGCCGGATATGATTTCTATCGGCCAAACGATATGAAGGTGATGGGGCCTTTGATGGAAAAGGCGGAGGAGTACGGGTTGACGGTACTGTTCCACTCCGGCGATGCGCCGAGAGATCTCCCTTCGCTGCAGGCCATTGCCGCCAAAAATTATCCGAAGGTCAACGTTGTGCTCGCCCACGCCGGAATGCATTTGTATTTATGGGAGGCGATTATCGCGGCCCAGGATTACCCGAATATCTATGTGGACATGTCACAGGCCTTTCCATTTGATATTAAAATCTTCATCGAGCAAGTATCCAGCGAGAAATTAATGTACGGCTCGGATGCTCCTTACCAGTCGGCCGCTGTAGAACAGCTCAAGCTGCGAGAAATCGGTCTCACCGAGCAGCAGCTGGAGCAGGTGTTCCGTACAAATGCGATGCGCATCTGGGGAATCAAGGAATAA
- a CDS encoding BtpA/SgcQ family protein, with product MNILQELFPVKKPIIGMVHSLPLPGSPEFKKYNLPDIYDYCVEEAMRLIEGGVDGLMIENAGDIPFVKSEYMGPETAACIAIIGERIRRETNLPMGVNIVANAAIQSIAATKAFGGQFVRVNQWANAYIANEGFVEGASGVALRYRSMLEAEEIHVFADVHVKHGSHAIVADRPIEELARDAAFFGASSLIATGFRTGDPTKVEEVLAVKKGSELPVLVGSGIDAGNCQELLKVADGAILGVSVKDPNLMSGKTNVVKLKEFMDRVRELRETLQD from the coding sequence ATGAACATACTTCAAGAACTCTTTCCCGTAAAAAAACCGATTATCGGCATGGTGCACTCGCTCCCGCTTCCAGGCTCTCCGGAGTTCAAAAAATACAATCTGCCGGATATTTACGATTATTGCGTAGAGGAGGCGATGCGGCTCATTGAGGGGGGCGTCGATGGACTGATGATCGAGAACGCCGGCGATATTCCTTTCGTTAAGTCGGAATATATGGGTCCGGAGACGGCAGCCTGCATCGCCATTATCGGCGAGCGGATCCGCAGAGAGACGAATCTGCCGATGGGCGTAAATATCGTGGCCAATGCGGCGATTCAATCCATAGCGGCTACGAAGGCTTTTGGCGGACAGTTCGTCCGGGTCAACCAGTGGGCGAACGCTTATATCGCCAACGAAGGCTTTGTTGAAGGGGCTTCAGGCGTAGCGCTGCGCTATAGATCGATGCTGGAAGCCGAGGAAATTCACGTGTTTGCGGACGTTCACGTCAAGCATGGCAGCCATGCCATCGTGGCGGATCGGCCAATTGAAGAGCTTGCCCGCGACGCGGCGTTCTTCGGCGCATCCTCCTTGATCGCTACCGGCTTCCGCACCGGCGACCCGACGAAGGTCGAAGAAGTGCTTGCCGTGAAGAAAGGCTCGGAATTGCCGGTGCTTGTGGGCAGCGGCATAGACGCAGGCAACTGCCAGGAGCTGCTGAAGGTGGCCGACGGTGCGATTCTCGGCGTATCCGTCAAGGATCCGAATTTAATGAGTGGCAAGACGAACGTTGTCAAGCTGAAGGAGTTTATGGATCGCGTTCGCGAGCTTCGTGAAACGCTGCAGGACTGA
- a CDS encoding sugar ABC transporter substrate-binding protein, with amino-acid sequence MKKQISLLAIAILILSSLVGCGQKAPGNQASSGGNGGGTTQGEEINLLLVSHTFVDALKPLIPEFEKETGIKVKYEVLAEGPAFEKLLADLSSNTGIYDVFMTSPINNWQYVSGGWVEPLDDYIADKSKTPDSWDFNDFVPGIVNSGRWTGEPLKGVGEGKLYALPINYESYNLAYRPSILKKYNLEVPKTYEDLGKMVTELSKLNMTDENGQKIYPIVTRFDKYWDLTYLTLGTMLQTYGVHLIDDNGEVAIDSPESIEATKLFVDMIKQGSPEGAGLFTWYEALQGFASGQYLFSLNEADGFASTYENKDQSQVSDDVGYALTPEGPDGSRSASIWVWSMGMNSASKHKDAAWKFLQWTTSREVMIKTHLSGNMNPVRASAWEDPKVAAMVQSWGEKEGQYLSVVQEMSKVAGLRLPAHPEITRFLDIWAEAVQKAYYGQETVENALKDAADQIRRSL; translated from the coding sequence ATGAAAAAGCAGATTAGTCTTCTAGCTATTGCAATACTCATATTATCTTCCCTTGTAGGGTGCGGACAGAAAGCTCCGGGCAATCAGGCGTCCAGTGGGGGAAATGGAGGAGGAACAACTCAGGGGGAGGAAATTAACTTGCTTCTCGTCTCCCATACTTTTGTAGATGCACTTAAACCGCTCATTCCTGAATTTGAGAAGGAAACGGGGATTAAGGTGAAGTATGAGGTGCTGGCGGAAGGCCCGGCTTTTGAAAAATTGCTGGCAGATCTCTCTTCCAATACTGGAATCTATGATGTCTTTATGACTTCGCCGATCAACAACTGGCAGTATGTTTCCGGCGGGTGGGTCGAGCCTTTGGACGACTATATTGCAGATAAGTCCAAGACGCCGGATTCCTGGGATTTCAACGATTTTGTGCCGGGGATCGTCAATTCGGGCCGCTGGACGGGAGAACCCCTCAAAGGCGTAGGAGAAGGCAAGCTGTACGCGCTGCCGATCAACTATGAAAGCTATAACCTGGCTTACCGTCCCAGCATCCTGAAGAAATATAATCTGGAAGTACCGAAAACTTACGAGGATCTCGGCAAAATGGTGACGGAGCTTTCCAAACTCAATATGACGGATGAGAATGGCCAGAAAATTTATCCGATCGTCACCCGGTTCGATAAGTATTGGGATCTGACGTACTTGACGCTGGGCACGATGCTGCAAACCTATGGCGTGCATCTGATCGACGACAACGGTGAGGTGGCTATTGATTCGCCTGAAAGTATTGAAGCTACGAAGCTGTTCGTCGATATGATCAAGCAAGGCTCTCCGGAAGGCGCCGGCTTGTTCACCTGGTATGAAGCGCTGCAGGGCTTCGCTTCGGGTCAATATTTGTTCTCGTTGAATGAGGCCGACGGTTTTGCCTCTACTTACGAGAACAAAGACCAATCGCAGGTTTCCGACGATGTGGGCTATGCATTGACACCGGAAGGTCCGGACGGTTCGCGCAGCGCTTCTATCTGGGTATGGTCGATGGGGATGAACTCAGCTTCCAAGCATAAGGATGCTGCATGGAAGTTCCTGCAATGGACGACCTCCCGAGAGGTTATGATCAAGACGCATCTTTCGGGCAACATGAATCCGGTACGCGCCTCGGCATGGGAAGATCCTAAGGTGGCGGCCATGGTGCAGAGCTGGGGCGAGAAGGAAGGACAATACCTGTCCGTGGTGCAGGAGATGTCCAAAGTAGCCGGACTCCGTCTGCCGGCGCATCCTGAAATTACCCGATTCCTGGATATTTGGGCCGAAGCCGTGCAGAAGGCTTATTACGGACAGGAGACGGTGGAGAATGCTTTGAAAGATGCCGCTGACCAGATTCGAAGATCACTTTAG